In Oryzias melastigma strain HK-1 linkage group LG18, ASM292280v2, whole genome shotgun sequence, one DNA window encodes the following:
- the rpl34 gene encoding 60S ribosomal protein L34 — MVQRLTYRRRLSYNTASNKTRLSRTPGNRIVYLYTKKVGKAPKSACGICPGRLRGIRAVRPQVLMRLSKTKKHVSRAYGGSMCAKCVRDRIKRAFLIEEQKIVVKVLKAQAQSQKLK; from the exons ATGGTGCAGCGCCTAACATACCGCCGTAGGTTGTCCTACAACACAGCTTCTAACAAAACCAGACT CTCCCGAACACCTGGTAACCGTATCGTGTACCTCTACACCAAGAAGGTCGGCAAAGCCCCCAAGTCGGCATGTGGCATCTGCCCAGGAAGACTGCGTGGG ATCCGGGCTGTTAGACCTCAGGTTCTGATGAGGCTCTCCAAGACCAAGAAGCACGTCAGCCGTGCTTACGGAGGATCCATGTGCGCCAAGTGTGTGCGGGACAG GATCAAGCGTGCTTTCCTGATTGAGGAGCAGAAGATTGTGGTCAAGGTGCTGAAGGCACAGGCACAGAGCCAAAAGCTgaaataa
- the ostc gene encoding oligosaccharyltransferase complex subunit ostc, whose product METLFSVPFAVLECPNIKLKKPSWLHMPSAMTVYAVVIVSYFLITGGIIYDVIVEPPSVGSMTDEHGHQRPVAFLAYRVNGQYIMEGLASSFLFTMGGLGFIILDRSNAPNIPKLNRFLLLFIGFVSVLLSFFMARVFMRMKLPGYLMG is encoded by the exons ATGGAGACTTTATTCAGTGTTCCGTTCGCTGTGCTGGAGTGTCCGAACATTAAACTGAAGAAACCGTCATGGCTGCACATGCCGTCGGCCATGACCGTGTACGCGGTGGTGATCGTGTCCTACTTTCTCATCACAGGAG GAATCATCTATGATGTTATTGTGGAACCACCAAGTGTGGGTTCAATGACAGATGAACATGGACACCAGCGGCCAGTCGCCTTTTTGGCGTACAG agtAAATGGGCAATATATTATGGAAGGACTGGCCTCCAGTTTCCTCTTCACAATGGGAGGTCTGGGATTTATAATCCTGGATCGCTCCAACGCTCCCAACATTCCCAAACTGAACCGCTTCCTGCTGCTCTTCATTGGGTTCGTCAGTGTCCTGCTCAGCTTCTTCATGGCCAGAGTGTTCATGCGCATGAAGCTGCC aggATACCTTATGGGTTAA